The proteins below are encoded in one region of Legionella antarctica:
- a CDS encoding pyridoxal phosphate-dependent aminotransferase, translated as MDIALAKRVQKVKPSPTLAVAAKATQMRSQGLDVINLGVGEPDFDTPQHIKLAAISAIEAGYTKYTAVDGIPELKEAIQSKFKNDNGLDYQLNQILVSVGGKQSCYNLCQAFLDAGDEVIIPAPYWVSYPDMVLLADGIPVIINTTPAQRYKINAQQLEKAITPKTKMIFLNSPSNPSGIAYTLEELKALGTVLLKHPQILIATDDMYEHILWSQPFANILNACPELYDRTIVLNGVSKAYSMTGWRIGYAAGPAPIMNAMKTIQSQSTSNPCSIAQRAAVSALRSSQESVMEMVSAFHSRHDYVVERLLGIPDLEVIPADGTFYIFPCVQAIIEKRGYANDIEFSDKLLSEVGVALVPGSAFGNEGCIRLSFATGIDTLKDALNRLQRFCSQ; from the coding sequence ATGGATATCGCATTGGCGAAACGCGTACAAAAAGTAAAACCCTCTCCCACTCTGGCTGTGGCGGCAAAGGCCACACAAATGAGGTCTCAAGGGCTTGATGTTATAAATCTAGGTGTGGGTGAGCCTGATTTTGATACACCGCAACACATTAAATTGGCAGCCATATCAGCTATTGAAGCAGGATATACGAAATACACAGCAGTTGATGGCATACCGGAACTAAAAGAAGCCATTCAAAGTAAATTCAAAAACGATAATGGCCTGGATTACCAACTAAACCAAATTTTAGTCTCAGTCGGAGGCAAACAAAGTTGTTATAATTTATGCCAGGCGTTTCTTGATGCCGGCGATGAAGTCATTATCCCTGCTCCCTATTGGGTTTCTTATCCAGACATGGTCTTGTTGGCAGATGGTATCCCGGTGATTATTAATACAACACCGGCACAACGTTATAAAATTAACGCCCAACAATTAGAAAAAGCCATTACTCCTAAAACCAAAATGATCTTCCTCAATAGTCCATCTAATCCATCAGGAATAGCCTACACCCTTGAGGAATTAAAAGCCCTGGGTACTGTTTTACTAAAACACCCTCAAATTCTCATCGCTACGGACGACATGTACGAACACATTCTCTGGAGCCAACCTTTCGCTAATATTCTTAACGCCTGTCCTGAGCTATATGATAGAACTATTGTGTTAAATGGTGTTTCCAAAGCATACTCTATGACTGGATGGCGGATAGGTTATGCAGCAGGCCCAGCACCTATAATGAATGCGATGAAAACCATCCAATCACAATCCACCTCAAATCCCTGCTCCATTGCTCAAAGAGCTGCGGTTTCGGCATTAAGAAGCAGTCAGGAAAGCGTGATGGAAATGGTTAGCGCCTTTCACAGCAGACATGATTATGTAGTGGAGCGATTACTGGGCATACCTGACCTTGAAGTCATTCCTGCGGATGGCACGTTCTACATTTTCCCCTGCGTACAAGCCATCATTGAAAAACGCGGTTACGCCAACGATATCGAGTTTTCAGATAAACTGTTAAGCGAAGTAGGCGTTGCTCTAGTCCCCGGCTCGGCATTCGGTAACGAGGGGTGTATCCGTTTATCCTTTGCTACTGGCATCGATACGTTAAAAGATGCGCTGAACAGATTACAACGGTTTTGCAGCCAGTAA